From Diadema setosum chromosome 5, eeDiaSeto1, whole genome shotgun sequence, the proteins below share one genomic window:
- the LOC140228540 gene encoding histamine H3 receptor-like, whose amino-acid sequence MNLTNSISPFNGSNNSHYDLGYSKAWLTTVPLTLFLLSAITIIGNMFVIVAFSKDRRIRDKVPNIIILNLSITDLLIGLIVLPINTIALVLRRWPFGEFLCKAWLTLDYTLCSVSVVTIVLISLDRYWLVKKQLKYASYQTRRRVIVTIVSAWCVCLVYYVTLAFGWIRMSGKKSEVDYSMKCEMEYSFSIPMTLAMNLIEFIIPFTAILFLNISVYCSIRRGPRDIVHRRVPSAKGMQYVAISSLKSRTGTMTPPCKKPSRRLQQSSRSCDIPTIDSARHVESAGNNAKEESERSQDARQYIRHRKAASLLAVLVGAFMFCWLPYQFTSIRLAFCGDCVFDLTWEITNNLLWCNSTMNPFLYAFTNVRFGQHFRRFLYLGDRSCCTGTRIPQARRTDSEI is encoded by the coding sequence ATGAATTTGACAAATTCAATTTCTCCTTTTAATGGAAGCAACAATTCACATTACGATCTTGGTTACTCCAAAGCATGGTTGACCACCGTGCCcttaactttgtttttgttatcagCTATCACGATAATTGGAAACATGTTTGTTATAGTAGCCTTCTCAAAGGATCGACGAATTCGGGATAAAGTGCCAAATATCATCATTCTGAATCTTTCGATCACCGACCTCCTCATTGGACTTATTGTCCTCCCGATTAACACAATAGCGCTGGTTCTCCGCAGATGGCCTTTTGGGGAATTTCTTTGTAAAGCGTGGCTAACTCTCGACTACACATTGTGCTCTGTTTCCGTGGTAACTATCGTTCTCATAAGTCTCGATAGGTACTGGTTGGTGAAAAAGCAGTTGAAGTATGCCAGTTATCAGACTCGTAGGCGCGTAATCGTCACTATTGTCAGCGCGTGGTGCGTATGCTTGGTATATTACGTCACTCTCGCATTCGGATGGATCAGAATGTCAGGTAAAAAGTCAGAGGTGGATTACAGCATGAAGTGTGAAATGGAGTACTCGTTTTCGATTCCAATGACGCTCGCGATGAATCTGATCGAATTTATCATTCCTTTCACCGCCATACTCTTTCTGAATATTTCGGTGTACTGCAGCATCAGACGCGGCCCGAGGGATATCGTTCACAGGAGAGTGCCGAGCGCAAAAGGAATGCAGTATGTGGCCATATCATCGCTGAAGTCGAGAACGGGGACGATGACCCCTCCATGTAAGAAACCATCACGTCGCTTGCAGCAATCTTCCCGCTCTTGCGATATCCCAACAATCGACAGTGCTCGGCACGTGGAATCCGCCGGGAATAACGCCAAAGAGGAATCGGAGAGGAGCCAGGATGCGAGGCAGTACATTCGTCACAGAAAGGCGGCTTCTCTCCTAGCCGTGCTCGTAGGGGCCTTCATGTTCTGCTGGCTACCATACCAATTCACCAGCATAAGACTTGCCTTTTGTGGCGACTGCGTGTTTGATTTGACGTGGGAAATTACGAACAACTTGCTCTGGTGCAATTCAACTATGAACCCCTTTCTGTACGCTTTTACCAATGTACGCTTTGGTCAGCATTTTCGACGGTTCCTATACCTTGGGGATAGAAGCTGTTGCACGGGTACACGTATACCTCAGGCGAGAAGAACTGACAGCGAAATATAA